In Dendropsophus ebraccatus isolate aDenEbr1 chromosome 13, aDenEbr1.pat, whole genome shotgun sequence, the sequence TTCAGCACGTCCCCGGATACAACTCATCCCTGCCAGCTCCTTTACTTTTTGGAAGTCGTCTCTATTGACGTCAATGGCTGCAAAACTTCACGCCGACTCCAAGTTTGGATGGGGCTTAGCTGTGAACGACACCTTGTCTCCCCCCATAAATCCTACTGTCACCAGTTATCCTGCTAGTTTCCTCACACGTGAGCAGAGTCATGGCTGTGATATCCCTCGTCTATGACTGATCTTCATTCCCATGAATCCATCGCCATGTCACTCCGGCTTTATGAGACTATGGACAACTAGGATGACCTTACCCGTCCCGTCAGTCCCTTATTGCAGTATTCTATGTAACGTTTCCCACCCACACATCCACTACTACCATCTAATGTAACATTTACCATCATCTTCAAGGTCTCCCAATGTCAAGCCTACGAGGGCTTAAAGGGAAAGTTATAGTGGGTCTCTAACCCCAAAATATAGAGGGTGTAGAAATAGAATCTATATGTACAAGCCTTAGGGGGGCGCTATAGCTCATCATAGAGGGCTCGGTCGGGGCCAATGCTCACTAAATATTTTGGAAATACTGATTCTTTTTAGTCTCCTCATAAAAGAAGTATCATGTATTTAGGGTTCCCACCCCCAGACAGAACCCACGATAGGAGAAACATCATGTATAGAAGTGTTTGCTGACcactgtagaactacaactcccaccatgcataGAAACATCATACATGCAGTGATGtgcaaactgcaactcccagcatacatggATAGACCACATGATAGGAGGAACATCATATATATATGAGTGGTCTTCAACGTGCGGCACTTTAACCACCGCAAAACTATAACTCGAGAAGCGTCATGTATATCGGGGGTCGCCAGCTGCTGCAAGATTACAACTCTCAGTAGGACCGGACATGATCAGGTATAAACTAGTGGGCTACAACCAgctgttacataactacaactcctatcagatCAGCGTCacataactacaactcctatcatgcctggcaGACCCGGAGACATCATTGGTCATCGATCAGCAtcacataactacaactcccatcatgcccaatgGTCTTCCAATCTACGTCTCTCCAGCTGCTACTAAACTACATCCACTGTATCCGATCACCTGGTGTTCTACGCCTCGAGGATTGTCGCCGTTCCTCAACTCTTTATTACCTTCTATCCACATTATCCCAAGTTTCTATAAAATTTTTGGAGACCAAGTCCTACAACGGCCGCACAATCCTCCTCCTGGCCGAACACCTTGCACTTATTGTTCCAAGCAGTCGGAACGTTTACAAACGAATCGatacaaaatatttattttagaATTTTTCCTACCGATCTGCCGCCTCTCAATGGAATACATGAAGGGGAAGCTGGGGGGGACTTACCGTTCAGCCCGTTGGGTATACTTCTATGGTGCGGAAGGGTGGATAGGTCGTCTGCGGATCTCCTGATGGTGCCAGTTTTATTCTCCACTGGTTttgggtggtggtgatgatggtggtgatggtccgGGCTGCCTGCGCTGCCGGTACTTGACGTACTGCTGCCGTCCCCTACATCCCTGGCCCCAGAACCCCCATTTAAATTGGTCAAACTGTTTTGGCTATCGATGGAGCTCCTAGAACCGGCCCCGTTGCGCTCCTCGTCCAGCATGAGGACGATCTCCTTGAGCTCCAGGTTGTCTCGGATGAGCGCCTCCTGCTTGGTCTCCAGCTCCTTGAGTTTTTGCTGGTAGGACCCTACCTCCTTCCACATCACGCTGGCGGTGTGCCTCCCAAACCTCTGCCATTCCCTGGACAGCTTCTTCCCCTTTTGCCGGTCGTCGTCCAAGAAGCAGCACAGCTCCCTGAGCTCCTGGTTGTCGTCTTGAAGTTTCTGGTTGACCTCCTTGAGCCCCCGGATCTCATGCAGGTGGAGCTGCAGCCTCCTGTTGACATCCTTCATCAGATTGCCATGCTCCACCATCACATTCATCTTCTCTAGCTCCACTTTCCTCACCATCTTGATCAGGTCCTCCTTGCTCCACCTGAGGAGCTCTTCATCTGGGATCTTGTTGAGGTCTTCTGCAGATCCTGCTCCTTGGGAAAGCTTGGCCATGACAAATCTTgggatatgcaaaaaaaaaaaaaaaaaattcaatcaaacttccctttaattttttttgcaacactaCCATCCCTGGTGTGGTGCTTTACGGCAGCTCCCTGCATCGGCCATGGTGCACGGGGCTCGGGCAGGTGTGGCTGAGCGGTAATCCGGGGGTGTCCAGCCGTAGGTCCCCGTCTTCATTCAGTCATTGCTGAGGCTGCTGCTCGGTGTGatcctcctgcagactctgcCGTCTCCTCTGGCCCCTCCCCCCGTCCCGCCTCTCCTCCACTCACTGCTGCCTGATGCTCAGccggttgctttttttttttttttttgtcttcgaATAAAGCCAGCTTTATTGACAAGCACATGGCGTGACAACAGCAACAGCCGTCCAAACTAGGTCAACGTTCTAAGCCGGATTCAAAAGAAATAACAGCGCGTGATGAGAGCAAGCAGAGGTAGTGACAGGGCTGAGGGGGCTATTCACTGACAGGGCTGAGGGGGCTATTCACTGACAGGGATGGGTGCTGTTCACTGACAGGGATGGGTGCTGTTCACTGACAGGGCTTCAGGAAAGGTAGAAGGCAAAAGAAACGCAGCCGGGTGTTTTGTAATTCATGTCAGTATTTATAAATGTCCAGATATATAACATAAATATTATGGACAAACAGTAAAAGTTACAGGAAAGAACAAAAATGAgaggatagataaatagatagatagataggagatagatagatgatagataggagatagatagatagatagatagatagatagatagatagatagatagataggagatagatagataggagatagatagatagatagatagatagataggagatagatagatagatagataggagagagatagataggagatagatagatagataggagatagatagatagatagataggagatggatagatagatagatagatagatagatagatagatagatagataggagatagataggagatagatacaaaaTGAAAAGAGAGGTCAGAGATGGAAGGATAGATAATAAGCGGATGATAGGATATGATCGATTGATGTTAGGTGATGAATGGAAAGATGGCTAGatgtgaaagatagatagatatgattgaACTGTGTTTGTCTCTTATGACATAAAATAGTTTATGAAAGCGCATGCTGATAGTTGTAGTTCATGGCTATGCTGTGGAATAAGTTATATCTGAATTACTGTTATTATTgtctatatttattattattatttattattattatcattattatttataacttcttttctaatgctgcgtttacacggaacgattatcgtgcgaattcgcacgataaccatcgaattcgaacgataatcgtacgtgtaaactctgcgaacgacaaacgagaaatcgttcattttgatcttacaacatgttctaaaatcgtcgttggtcgttcgcaaaatatttgcagatcgttcagtgtaaacagtcattcgccgatttaaccaatgtgtgagataggcttaagcgttcgcaaaacgaatttgcgtacgatgtatcgtaccgtctaaatgctgactgttatgaaaaaaaaaatcgttactccgacatcgttaatcgtacgattaacgaattatcgtttcatgtaaacgcagcattattcttCTTCATAATTATTAACCCCGCCATATCAttatacaatttatttattttatttttacaatattAGCGTCcccttttttgagaaaaaaaatgacttttccattttgactgaaaaaaaaaaaaaaaggaggggggggggtgttggtgagaactctcctcctctcccctctgaGGGTCGGTGGCAGCCAGCACATTCCATCACTTTCTGGTGAATGAGAGTTGCGCCTCGGTGTGAGCTCTTTGTGCAGCTTGAATTGATGTTGGGTGGGGGGTGGTCTCTCTTCTCATCCCCCCAGTGGGAAAGATAACATGAAGTGGCTTTCATTTCTGCAGCTCTCCCCCGGCCACCTGGGCTTTCTTCTCAGAAGTTAAAACCCATTGCAAATAGAGCTTATTCCAACACAATGTTATCACCGGCCGGGGATTTGAAGCTTATAAATTAGAATTATTTAAAATTTGATATTTGCTTAGAAGGCGCCTTCATGCGACATTCCCACAGGGGGCAGCTGTGAAAGGGAACAATTTTATTCCAATTCTTTGTTATAAAAGTATCAAGTCGTAACCTGTGTTATGTAAGATCTGTGTTGTTTTTGTTGCTTccagtgactgtatacagggtgatCTACCCCTCACCAGTCACACTATGCcatagatacaatgtaacaataacAACACTCTGaggaaacactgacacctagtggtgatatCAGGTATACGTACATTGTATAGAGCCCCATCCTTGGGGGGTGGAAACCGCTTCGGCATTGGATTTCAAAAATGCGTCCAGTGTGAGTGCGGAGGCATTAGAGGgggtgtccagcgaaaatctttttttttcaaaaagttctatatagatttataatttacttctatttaaaatttttaagtcttcccatacttatcagctgctgtatgtccgacaggaagtggtgtattcttgccagtctgacacagtgctctctgctgccacctctgtccatgtcagggtgGAGATCACCACAGCTGAAagctatcttatgtgtatggccagcttataGGTCCCTTGACAAGAAAATTTGTAGTCTACAGCAGTGTTCCCCCAAcctttgtctctccagctgttgcaaaactacaactcccatcatgccctgacagccttcggctgtcagggcatgatgggagctgtagttttgcaacagctggagagacacaggttTGGGAATACTGGCTTATACACTAACAACCTTTTGTCTATGatccctaaggccttattcacacgttccgtgaagtttTCCGTGATCCCAAACAATATTAtagtccattgctttctattgagctattcacacgttccgttctTCTCACGGATCTGCAATCagttctgtgaaaaaaaaagtcaatatcaCTCGtcataaggctacattcacacatccggtAAAATTATCCGTGCGGCAAgccattcaagtgaatgcagccattcgcAGGATCCCTGCCGTGACCCCCACCCCGAAAAAGTAgggcatgtcctagtgcggatcgtgGTACGGATCCCCACCGCCACCACCACCTTCCTGCCTCCCAGTAGCAGTTGTCATCGCACCTGACAACTGCTCGCCTACTCCCCCGGTGTCGGCCGGCTTACGCACATACACCGGAAGTGGTATGGACTACAATGGTTCGTGCTGGTGCCGGGAGAAGGAGGAAGCATAGTCCACACCGGCGAGTGTGTGTAAGCCGGCCGGCACCGGGGTAGTAGGTGAGTAGTTGTCGGGTGCGATGACAACTGCTAGAGAGGTGGGGTGGGATCCAAGGTAGTAGGTGAGTAGTTGTCGGGTGCGATGACAACTGCTAGAGAGGTGGGGTGGGATCCGGGGTAGTAGGTGAGTAGTTGTCGGGTGCGATGAGAGGAGTGAACattaaggagttatccagcgctacaaaaacatggccactttccccctactgttatctccagtttgggtggggttttgaaactccattccattgaagtaaatggagcttaattgcaaactgcacctgaactggagacaacagtagggggaaaagtggctatgtttttgtagctctggataacccctttatgcgctcctgtcatctctgcggtgGGGGGATCCGTACTCCGGTCATCGCTGCACAGATCAGGTGAATGATCCCTAAATGAGTCCACCATCCCTCTGCCTCGGTGCGGctgacagagcagaggagcctcCTGGGCCAAGAAGAGGGCGGACCCCATGATGTTTGTCTTTTTTCCAGATAGGACAGTGAGATAAGGTAAATGTCAGCACTTAGGGGGTATTGTCTCCATAGAAAGACTAATAAAAAGCTTCCCCACAGAAACCCATCTGTAAGGTGAGATTTAAAGGACAGTAACGTAATATAAGGCGAGAAAGAGGGGACACAATGGGGATGGCCGAGAAAGGGAAATCACTGACATCCTTCCCATTCAGACCTCTGGATTACCTGTTTATCTACATGCAGAGCATATACCGaaactctaagggtcctattacactgagcgatttttaatgactaatgataaacgtatcacaaacaagattgtttatcattaacctgaaatcgttcaccatattactcagaacgataatcgttagttacgattgttactatgatcgtttattccttctgatctcagaaaaacaatggacaatgtgcaattacactgaacgattagtgaaaaaacgcggaacttgagcgaacgaatgtggaattacagcgaacgattaacgataattttaggttcagatctaaataaacgatcaacgacatacaaacgatttttcgatcgttgcctgcaattacacagaacgattatcgtttaaagtcaaacgatttaacgatttttcgcacaatgtcgtcccgtgtaatagggccctaaaccaaGAAGGATGATCCTTGAGATACAGCGCCAAGTGATGAAGAGGACTGGGGGATAATATGGAGGGGCATTAGCATGGGCTCATGGGGGCATTAGCATGGGCTCATGGGGGGCATTAGCTTAGGTGGTGTGCAGTTTTATTAACATTTGCTGTGTCCAGTGCCCCAACAATCATCTGTAGCTGTGAGGTCAGCTGGTACAttttcctgcagctcctccacagGTGGACTGAGGTATTGCACGCTGCCCAGTGAAATCAATGCATTGTCCATATAATCAGCTAAGTCTTTGGCTCCCTCTATAAATTCAGAATTTCCCAATAGTCCTGTTCATGCAACATATTTTTGTCCAATTGTGTTTTTACCATGCTTTTTTCACTATTAGGTTCCTTGAGTACAGCAGTAAaattttatttacacttttttcttttttttttgagaactgaaataaatttatatttttaaaattagTATTCTGGcctttaaaaaaatgttgcaAAATGTTTTCATGAAATAAAActggacaattaaaaaaaaacaaaaaacaaacaaaaagaaacaacTAAAAATACAAGtcaaaaattgtgtgaacatggcctttgggTGTATAAAAACTGGCCGTCACGGATAAGCACCAAACCGCTAAAGCTGCAAAATAGTATTAATTGTTAGCTTACTATAGGTGCAGTCACATAATATGGTAAGCGTGCGACAGAGATCACTATTAGCGCCAATTACAATACAGTTATGCTGATTTATGTGAAGGATGACATTGTTGCTAGACATAGTGCCATAGGGCCTCTCTTTGTGAAGATGTCATGAACTCCTTATGCTCCAACCAAACCAACATGCCCTTTAgctcaggatgggagttgtagtcttgcagtaGCTGGATAGTCACATACAggatactgctgtatacatggaCGCCATGTTCCATAGTCTGTCTTTACTTAAATCACTAGGCAACCAGATTCCCATGCCAAGCCATGGCGTGCCACAGAGGTGGAGGCTATTTTAATCACTTGCCAATTATACCCCCTACATGCCTGAGAGTTATTGGCAACCTAATATAGAGAGAAGAGCTGGACTATGATGACTATTCTCAGTGGGtgctgaggagggtggagagggatAGCCGGAACACCATAGGAAGACATTGGTATGGTGAATGTTCTGTTGTACAATTTGCCTCCAAGACCATGTTACAAGGTTTGAGTCACAGTTTACTCCCCCATCAGGCCCTGCACTCTGTATATATCATAGAAAATAAATTTGTTGGCTGATTCAGCCTGATCACCAGTAGGGGTCAGGAGTGAGCTCTTTACAATACATGGAGTGAATGGGAGCACAGCTATAGAAATGTGCTGAGATTTGTTGTTTTATACAACTTCCCTCTATGTGATATCTAATGTGATTCCTGACATAATTCTAAATAAAATCCACTCCTTACATCAGAAAAAACACAGTAAAGTCATGGCTACAAAGTGTCTCTCTCTTCTGAAATCCACTGTTCAATTTATGTTTTCTGGTGAAATCCATCTCTACGAACAGCTAGATCAAGAGAGAACACAGGAGCGTCACATTGGATTCAGCCATAGCTGACTAAAACACAAGAATTTATCATGAAGATGAATAACCTGATAGGATTAGAGCGCAGTGTGTATCAAAAGTAAATGTACATCGAAGGTTTAAAAGATGGGCAGACACCCCAGGGTTACTGAGCAGAGTGTTATGGGAATGTGGCAGAAACCCCATGCAAATATTTCTTCAAATGGCAAATGGAGTGGATTACGCATTAGGTatcacatcttaaaggggtactccagtgaaaatctttttcttataaattaactttttttaaaaagttatataggtttgtaatttttcttctatttaaaaatctccagtcctccagtacttatcagctgctatatgtcccgcaggaagtggggtattctttccagtctgacacagtgctctctgctgccacctatgtccatgtcaggaactgtccagagcagcagcaaatccccatagaaaacctctcctgatctggacagttcctgacacggatagaggtagcagcagagagcactgtgtcagactggaaagaatacaccaaattcctgcagtacatacagcagctgataagtactggaagactggagatatagaagtaaattacaaatccagttgatttcaaagaaaaaattttttccgAATACATTATATGGTTGTCCGGTCTCTCTTTTTATGTCTTTCCACCAAGTAGGCGAATGACAACTGCAGTGTCAATGGCGACGTACCCGACATCTTCAGCACATTCCGCCTTTAGACTACAGTTCACATACAAGACACTTATAGGTTTTGCAAGTCAAAGTGATAGGAGCAGAAGGCGTCATATATAATTCTGCTCCACCAGCGCTTTTTATTCTATTCCGGCCCTGGCTGCATTTTTCATAGATAAAAGGAAAATTCCGGAGACTGACAGACAGGCAGCAGCTATATTCATGCAGAAAGCCCATCTCATGCAGCAGAATAGAAGCAGATGGTGAGTGTTTGGGGGAATTGTTGGCTATCATTTTTTTCTTACATGTGCAGATGCTTTGGCGAGGGGAATCGGTCGCACGTGATGTTATATGCATGCAGTGTATTTCAATGGGGGTGCACCCACTGACTGACTCACAGTGTACTCTCTtaccatttacatttttttgtttgtgtgtgaAATTTATCCAATCACAAAAAAACTTGCACAAAAAACTGAGTAAATGAAAAGGCAAATCTCCGTTATAGCCTGGgaattatatatacagaggaacAAGAACAACAAAGCACAAACAGAGAATATTGGTGAACACATTTGCAATTGCAAAGATAAATTCCTCTCCGTAGTGCATTACCATTAAGTTAGTTTGCAAATGCATTAAatgacttatcctgtactgattatactccagagctgcactcactattctgctggtggggtcactgtgtacgtacgcacattactgatcctgagtttcatccagtattataccccagagctgcacccactattctgctggtggggtcactgtgtacatacattactgatctgagttacatcctgtgtcatgctccagagctgcactcactattctgctggtggggtcactgtgtacatacatacattacattactgatcctgagttacattctataTTATAcaacagagctgcactcactattctgctggtggggtcacggtgtacatacattaccatACCAATGACACAAACACCAGAAGTAACTGAACATTTTATAGCAAACTACATACaacaacataacaataaatatatTAACATTTTTCTTAAATTTcttttatacaatatatacaaaagAAGTCTCTAAGCAGATTACACCTGAGCTGGTGCAGACACCCATGGCTTCCATTACACCCACACTTACTGCTATTACACACTCCCACATGTGCAAACCACTAAATACTTTTAcattataataattctgcataCATAAACAACAAGCccaatgtcaaaggtttttttttttcaataactttataaatataatacactatggggggagatttatcaaacatggtgtaaagtgaaactggctccgttgcccctagcaaccaatcagattccatctttcattttccaaagagcctgtgaggaatgaatggtggaatctgattggttgctaggggcgactgagccagtttcactttacaccatgtttgataaatctcccccgaaaaATATCCATAACATTAGCaaaatacaaaaacactgaaaccTCTGTCGCTCCCATGCACCCGCTTGGCCCTGGCACAGGTCTAATGGCCAAAGTCTGCGATTCAAAGTCCAGACCAGCGTTCAAAGAAATCACAAATTCCCTCCCAACTTATCACCCTCACATATTCTCTTTATTCCtgtataaacatatataaagCATAACAAAACTCCCATCAAATAGCCGGAGTCTGGCACCTGCAAACCCCACATACTCTTATACTAACCATATCAGAACAAAAAGCCGTCACTAAGAGCCCATAACCGGAAAAATACACTAAAGGAAGAGCGTCTCAAAAGACAAGAGGCTCTAGCAGtcccaaatcaactgatatcataaagttatacagatttgtaatttactccctccagtacttatcagctgctgtatgtcctgcaggaagtggggtattctttccagtctgacacagtgatctctgctgccacctctgtccatgtcaggaactgtccagagcagaggaggttttttatggggatttgctgcttctctggacagttcctgacatggacagaggtggcagcagagagcactgtgtcagactcaagcACTGTGTCTACCCAATGAAACACTTTTGCCTAAAACAAGGACAGGAGGTGCCCCATTCAGGCTGTGTAGTGTCCCATACAGATGTGtagtgtctagagatgagcgaacctggagcatgctcgagtcgatcagaacccgaactttcagcatttgattagcggtggctgctgaagttggataaagccctaaggctatgtggaaatcacagatatagtcattggctgtatccatgttttccagacaaccttagagctttatccaagttcagcagccgccactaatcaaatgccgatcgttcgggttcagatcgactcgaacccaaacccggttcgctcatctctagtggtgttcCAGTACAGGTGTGCTGCTAagttgcacctgggcaaagtaacttgtTCCAGGTTCCCACAGGGGGATATGTCCCggtgtattctgtgtttttcccactaggggtcactactgtgtttttgtGAGCTTTGTATTCCACGCAGCTGAAGGAAGTACTGGGTTAATTGTGTTTGTCACATGTGTATGTTTTCTCCCAATCACAGATGCAGGCCTGCTTCCCTCCTTTTCCTGCCTATCTTATTTCCTCTTTCTTTTGctccacacagccccaccaatcactgggAGGTTTAGTTGCCCCTATAAGAGGTGTTTAGTTCCGGCTTCTAGTTTCAGTCACTAGAGAGCAATACaaagacagttcctgctgcagtgaaatcagggcctggcttaggccaggacccttgtcagggaccaagagactcAAACAGAGTTCTTTTTATGCAAGTCACcactgctagcatgcagtgctacaCCCCTCAGGGGTAAAGGACGTCCTCTGaagatcaccttgtccacgctaGGGATATTCTcaacagggtacagggcagtatGCATGAGTTTGGTGCTGTCCCCAGCAGAACAAAGCTGCAGATTATGCCTACGTATCCTGTTGTAATGCACGGCTGTTCCGAAGAGTTTTGGGAAGTCTGCTTCACTTATCGAAGGAATCGGTACAGTCAGCAAGTTGCTACCAGACAACCTCTAACAGTTTTATCcagggatgtggaaccttcggccctccggctgttgcaaaactacaattcccatcatgcctgggcagccgaagctaaagcttcggctgcccaggcatgatgggaattgtagtcttgaaacagctggagggccgaaggtttcccatccctggtttaaTCCATCTCCCATTATATATTATTCTCCAATCAGATATAGAGACTACACCTGTATATAGCACATTATCATCACAGAAAGCACTAGACACCCACAGCAAGGGAATactgggagatttcagctctgaagccaacACAAAAAAGAGCATCTCTCCTGCTGGAGACTGCGGGTGACGGGTTCTCATCAAGGACAAATCATCCCGAATGAGTACAGATTGCATCTCGAATAAATTCTGAATAGATGAAACCTGACCGGCTTACAGATGGCCGCCAACTCTAGGAGAGCGCCAGCTGACGCCCGGGGCCACGCCACGACTGAGAAGCAAATTGAATAAAAATAGGGAAAAAATTGACTAAATAAGTACACAGGTAAAT encodes:
- the CCDC85C gene encoding coiled-coil domain-containing protein 85C isoform X2; this encodes MAKLSQGAGSAEDLNKIPDEELLRWSKEDLIKMVRKVELEKMNVMVEHGNLMKDVNRRLQLHLHEIRGLKEVNQKLQDDNQELRELCCFLDDDRQKGKKLSREWQRFGRHTASVMWKEVGSYQQKLKELETKQEALIRDNLELKEIVLMLDEERNGAGSRSSIDSQNSLTNLNGGSGARDVGDGSSTSSTGSAGSPDHHHHHHHHPKPVENKTGTIRRSADDLSTLPHHRSIPNGLNDTSSNYIRQLETKVKLLEDDNKLLSQHSSHSELRTLRKGLSPYHSESQLSSLSQYQEPLQNVLEVHENLDRQVPDSYEEDLSEKEKAIVREMCNVVWRKLGDAANSKPSIRQHLSGNQFKGPL
- the CCDC85C gene encoding coiled-coil domain-containing protein 85C isoform X1; this translates as MAKLSQGAGSAEDLNKIPDEELLRWSKEDLIKMVRKVELEKMNVMVEHGNLMKDVNRRLQLHLHEIRGLKEVNQKLQDDNQELRELCCFLDDDRQKGKKLSREWQRFGRHTASVMWKEVGSYQQKLKELETKQEALIRDNLELKEIVLMLDEERNGAGSRSSIDSQNSLTNLNGGSGARDVGDGSSTSSTGSAGSPDHHHHHHHHPKPVENKTGTIRRSADDLSTLPHHRSIPNGLNDTSSNYIRQLETKVKLLEDDNKLLSQHSSHSELRTLRKGLSPYHSESQLSSLSQYQEPLQNGTVRITSDLTSTPPAGYIPVVQKPEAVVHAMKVLEVHENLDRQVPDSYEEDLSEKEKAIVREMCNVVWRKLGDAANSKPSIRQHLSGNQFKGPL